The following coding sequences are from one Saccharomyces eubayanus strain FM1318 chromosome VII, whole genome shotgun sequence window:
- the MIY3 gene encoding Miy3p, with protein sequence MDVSFLTKIVQINGTQFKILLQNGQGACALIALANVLLISPVHARYALGLSNLVRSKETVTLNELVQTLADIGVQNPNGSNVDREQLLQILPQLYSGLNINPEFNGSFEDGMEMSIFRLYNVGIVHGWIIDGDNDPSAYEHVSKYSYMGAQKALVQSYEIQKNNAQFENAEQIQSDSTYLKSFLARSATQLTDYGLNHLKEILVERSYAVLFRNDHFCTLYKNNSELFTLVTDPTYRNRRDITWQSLKSVNGSQDAFYTGNFIPTSLERTNTTTTGQNESYISNPFSDQHAGRAASDQANSGASGVQQIEDDEELARRLQEQEDMRAANNMQNGYANRSGNNPRERFERPEKPSKKSKFLSHNGNKDGKDRKRDKLKKSCVIM encoded by the coding sequence ATGGACGTCTCGTTCTTAACTAAAATTGTTCAAATAAATGGAACTCAGTTCAAGATACTACTTCAGAATGGACAAGGTGCGTGTGCGCTGATTGCATTGGCTAACGTTTTATTGATCTCACCCGTCCATGCTCGCTATGCTCTGGGGCTCTCCAATCTGGTGAGAAGCAAAGAAACGGTTACGCTTAATGAGCTTGTGCAAACTCTAGCCGATATCGGTGTTCAAAATCCCAACGGCTCCAATGTTGATAGAGAACAGTTATTACAGATTCTTCCCCAGCTATATAGCGGGCTGAACATTAACCCGGAATTCAATGGGTCTTTCGAAGATGGAATGGAAATGTCAATTTTCAGACTGTATAACGTCGGTATCGTCCATGGCTGGATAATAGATGGAGACAATGATCCTAGCGCTTACGAACATGTCTCCAAATATTCCTATATGGGTGCCCAAAAGGCCTTAGTGCAGTCATATGAGATTCAGAAAAACAATGCTCAATTTGAAAACGCTGAACAAATCCAATCAGACTCAACTTACTTGAAATCCTTTTTGGCGAGGTCTGCCACTCAATTGACTGATTATGGGTTGAATCATctaaaagaaattttagTAGAAAGGTCCTATGCCGTGCTGTTCAGAAATGATCATTTTTGCACACTGTATAAGAATAATAGCGAACTATTTACTTTAGTTACCGACCCGACTTACAGAAACCGCAGGGACATAACTTGGCAATCGCTGAAGTCTGTTAACGGATCTCAAGATGCATTTTATACGGGCAACTTTATTCCTACAAGTCTGGAAAGAACTAATACAACAACTACAGGACAGAATGAATCCTACATCTCCAACCCCTTTAGTGATCAGCACGCAGGTAGAGCAGCCAGTGATCAAGCTAATAGCGGGGCAAGTGGGGTGCAACAGATcgaagatgatgaggaGTTGGCTAGGAGGTTACAAGAGCAGGAAGACATGCGGGCGGCAAACAATATGCAGAATGGTTATGCAAATCGTAGTGGGAACAATCCAAgagaaagatttgaaagacCCGAGAagccttcaaagaaaagcaagTTCCTCTCCCACAACGGAAATAAAGATGGTAAAGACAGGAAAAGAGAcaagttgaagaaaagcTGTGTCATCATGTGA
- the GUP1 gene encoding O-acyltransferase, with protein MSLVSILAPLVTSEGLDSRIKPSSQKGTFPPTKPSLWKTTEFKFYYLVFLVAVPLMFRAGLQASSLDNPNYTRYEHLLSQGWLFGRKVDNSDSQYRFFRDNFVLLSTLMIAHTSIKRIVIYSTNISKLRFDLIFGLIFLVAAHGVNSMRILAHMLILYTLSHMLKNHRKIATISIWAYGISTLFINDNFRSYPFGSVCSLLSPLDNWYRGIIPRWDVFFNFTLLRVLSYNMDFLERWENFKTKKSPTYESKEAKSAILLDERARLTAAHPIQDYSLMNYIGYVTYTPLFIAGPIITFNDYIYQSKHILPSINFKFIFYYAVRFVIAILSMEFILHFLYVVAISKTKAWENDTPFQISMIGLFNLNIIWLKLLIPWRLFRLWALIDGIDTPENMIRCVDNNYSALAFWRAWHRSYNKWVVRYIYIPLGGSKNRILTSLAVFSFVAIWHDIQLKLLFWGWLIVLFLLPEIFATQFFSHYSDTIWYRHVCAIGGVFNIWVMMIANLFGFCLGSDGTKKLLSDMFCTVSGFKFVILASASLFVAVQVMFEIREEEKRHGIVLKC; from the coding sequence ATGTCGCTGGTTAGCATATTAGCTCCCCTAGTCACTTCAGAAGGTTTAGATTCGAGGATCAAACCCTCATCGCAAAAGGGTACTTTTCCCCCAACCAAACCGTCGCTATGGAAAACCactgaattcaaattctaCTACTTGGTGTTTTTAGTTGCAGTGCCCTTAATGTTCCGTGCTGGACTGCAGGCTAGTTCTTTAGACAATCCAAATTACACTCGGTATGAACATCTCTTGTCCCAAGGTTGGTTATTTGGTAGAAAAGTGGATAATAGCGATTCCCAATATAGGTTCTTCAGAGACAATTTTGTGCTGTTATCGACTTTAATGATAGCTCATACCTCCATAAAACGTATTGTGATTTATTCAAccaatatttcaaaattaagATTTGATCTAATATTtggtttgatttttttagtgGCCGCACATGGTGTCAATTCAATGAGAATATTAGCCCATATGTTGATACTGTATACACTTTCTCACATGTTGAAAAACCATAGAAAAATAGCCACAATTAGTATTTGGGCTTACGGTATCTCCACTCTTTTCATCAACGACAATTTCAGATCCTATCCATTCGGCAGCGtttgttctcttttgaGTCCACTAGATAACTGGTATAGGGGGATTATTCCAAGATGggatgtttttttcaattttactCTTTTAAGAGTCTTGAGTTATAATATGGACTTTTTAGAAAGATGGGAGAATTTTAAAACTAAGAAGAGTCCAACTTACGAATCAAAAGAAGCTAAATCAGCCATTTTGCTTGACGAGCGTGCCAGATTAACCGCAGCTCACCCGATTCAAGATTACAGTTTGATGAACTATATAGGCTATGTCACATACACTCCACTTTTCATTGCTGGCCCCATTATAACTTTTAATGATTACATTTACCAGTCAAAACATATTCTGCCATCAATCAATTTTAAGTTTATCTTCTACTATGCAGTGAGATTCGTTATTGCTATCCTATCTATGGAATTCATCTTGCACTTCCTTTACGTCGtggcaatttcaaaaacaaaagcttGGGAAAATGACACGCCTTTCCAAATTTCCATGATCGGTTTATTCAATTTAAATATTATTTGGCTAAAACTTTTAATCCCATGGAGATTGTTTAGACTATGGGCTCTTATTGATGGAATCGATACACCCGAAAACATGATCAGGTGTGTGGATAACAACTACAGTGCATTGGCGTTCTGGAGAGCCTGGCATAGAAGCTACAATAAATGGGTTGTCCGTTATATTTACATTCCTCTCGGCGGCTCAAAAAATAGAATCCTAACCTCTTTAGCCGTTTTTTCCTTCGTGGCCATATGGCATGATATTCAAttaaaattattattctgGGGTTGGTTGATCgttctcttccttttgcCTGAAATTTTTGCTACTCAATTTTTCTCTCATTATTCTGACACTATCTGGTACAGACACGTTTGTGCGATTGGTGGTGTTTTCAACATATGGGTGATGATGATCGCCAATCTCTTTGGGTTTTGTTTGGGCTCTGATGGTACTAAGAAATTGCTAAGCGATATGTTCTGTACCGTTTCAGGTTTTAAATTTGTCATTTTGGCAAGTGCTAGTTTATTTGTTGCTGTGCAAGTAATGTTTGAAAttagagaagaagaaaaaaggcaCGGAATCGTCTTGAAATGTTGA
- the SCY1 gene encoding Scy1p: MMFWSSKTGITSKYSFSSSPTFTAEPWSVYTGRPKSSSSSSPSKVSIFMFDKKQFENYLLHYNIIKSKSGSRDKVLIQEAYEILRNQANNLARLKHPNILTLIEPLEEHSKNFMFVTEFVTGSLETVFRETDDEEKNFLQGHVKDNIVVQRGILQLVNALDFIHNRASFVDLNIQPRAIFINENSDWKISGLGYLVKIPPGTNTSEYFLPQYDPRVPPFMHLQLNYTAPEIIFENTLAYKNDYFSLGSLIYFLYSGKDLFRTENSTTEYKSEYGKFEKKISTMSWDNIFNKIPPKLRHCLPKLMNRDIYSRYDNIMLILDSEFFQDPLIKTLNFLDDLPTKNNEEKYVFLEGLINLLPDFPPALLQKKFLPILLELLNQFCAEKIVNDKCVNKNLDLIVKIGSTLSQLSFQEKIYPILLSATNFPILLRKATVCLIDSLDTLKQKVKRSDFLESVLKPLFSYVLQDSESEVALVSQEKLLLQIPLALEVLDFPTVKQFLLPLLSGLFTKTTSLTVKNTCVTCFQIMIEQKSIDSYTCSDTILPLFKSMKTRDPRILSKLLKLFETVPVIITDEIILVDQVLPLMWNYSMASTLTKSQYSGYTKAINKMSSDIQKHHIAKLSDRTNDSDGDAFHKVIEPTVQKREDPETVAARNIEVAAMKPVRKATAPTQKDTSLSSKSVSNARPLNPKSVLGTRGFSTSTLNPPPQTTPSETTSKVRGETAFSGTPHTKFDDEFNEFQSFSSTGTTHRSPSSSNVWTTSTPSPVPTSTSNNNLPPGFSISLQPNKKKESSTEIPSNNNTYGSLI, encoded by the coding sequence ATGATGTTTTGGTCCTCAAAGACAGGCATCACGTCCAAGTACTCCTTCTCATCATCACCGACTTTTACTGCTGAACCATGGAGCGTTTATACCGGTCGTCCCAAatcgtcgtcttcatcatcgccTTCTAAAGTGTCAATATTCATGTTCGACAAGAAACAGTTCGAGAACTATTTATTGCATTacaacatcatcaaatCCAAATCCGGATCCAGAGATAAAGTACTCATACAAGAAGCTTATGAAATATTAAGAAACCAGGCTAACAATCTGGCAAGGCTCAAACACCCGAATATTTTGACACTAATTGAACCGTTAGAAGAACACAGCAAGAATTTCATGTTTGTTACTGAGTTTGTCACCGGCTCGTTGGAAACCGTGTTTAGAGAGACTGATGACGAAGAGAAAAACTTCTTGCAAGGTCATGTTAAGGATAATATTGTGGTTCAACGAGGAATATTGCAACTAGTGAATGCCCTTGACTTTATTCATAACCGTGCAAGCTTCGTTGACTTAAACATTCAACCTAGGGCAATTTTCATAAATGAAAACTCAGACTGGAAAATTTCCGGCTTGGGCTACTTGGTGAAGATACCACCGGGAACAAACACCTCTGAATATTTTCTACCACAATATGATCCAAGAGTACCCCCCTTTATGCATTTGCAATTGAATTATACAGCTCCAGAGATTATATTTGAGAACACCCTGGCATACAAAAATGactatttttcattagGTTCGCTGATATATTTTCTGTATAGTGGTAAAGATTTATTTCGAACCGAGAATTCAACCACTGAATACAAATCGGAATACGGTaaattcgaaaaaaaaatcagtaCCATGTCATGGGATAATATCTTTAATAAGATTCCACCAAAATTGAGACATTGTTTGCCGAAACTGATGAACAGAGATATTTATTCCAGGTACGATAATATAATGTTAATTTTGGACTCCGAGTTTTTTCAGGACCCTTTAATAAAgactttgaattttctagATGATTTGCCCACGAagaataatgaagaaaagtatGTTTTTCTGGAAGGTCTAATAAACTTACTACCAGACTTTCCCCCAGCGTTgttacaaaagaaattccTGCCAATTTTATTGGAATTGTTGAACCAGTTCTGTGcagaaaaaatagtaaacGATAAATgtgtaaacaaaaatttggatTTAATAGTTAAAATAGGGTCCACTTTATCTCAACTATCCTTTCAAGAGAAGATTTATCCGATTTTACTAAGTGCTACGAATTTCCCAATCCTTCTTAGAAAAGCCACCGTTTGCTTGATCGATAGTTTAGATACGTTAAAGCAAAAAGTCAAACGTTCTGATTTCTTGGAGAGCGTACTAAAGCCACTATTTAGCTATGTCTTACAGGACTCAGAAAGTGAGGTTGCTTTGGTAtcacaagaaaaacttctATTGCAAATCCCGTTAGCTTTAGAAGTGCTAGATTTTCCCACTGTAAAACAGTTCTTGTTACCGTTGCTTTCAGGGCTATTTACCAAGACAACCAGTTTAACAGTGAAAAACACATGTGTGACATGTTTCCAAATTATGATAGAGCAGAAATCCATCGATTCTTACACGTGCTCGGACACTATTCTTCCTTTGTTCAAATCGATGAAAACTAGAGATCCAAGAATTTTATCTAAACTACTAAAACTTTTCGAAACTGTTCCGGTGATAATTACTGATGAAATCATCCTTGTTGACCAAGTGTTGCCTTTGATGTGGAACTACTCCATGGCCTCGACACTAACAAAATCGCAATATTCAGGGTACACAAAGGCCATCAATAAAATGTCCTCAGATATCCAGAAGCATCACATCGCAAAACTAAGTGATAGAACAAACGACAGCGATGGAGATGCCTTCCACAAAGTCATCGAACCAACAGTTCAGAAGAGGGAGGACCCCGAGACAGTAGCGGCTAGGAATATCGAAGTAGCAGCCATGAAACCCGTTAGAAAAGCAACCGCCCCCACTCAGAAAGACACCTCCTTGTCATCCAAAAGCGTTTCTAATGCTCGGCCTTTAAACCCAAAGAGTGTACTGGGCACTAGAGGCTTTTCAACAAGCACACTCAACCCTCCACCACAGACAACACCAAGTGAAACCACTTCCAAGGTCAGAGGTGAAACCGCTTTCAGCGGGACTCCACACACCAAgtttgatgatgaattcaacgaatttcaatctttttcaaGCACGGGCACCACGCATCGAAGTCCCTCGTCATCCAATGTCTGGACGACCAGCACTCCGAGTCCCGTCCCAACGTCTACAAGCAATAACAACCTGCCACCTGggttttcaatttctttgcaaccaaacaaaaaaaaggaaagctCAACTGAAATTCCctctaataataatacgtACGGTTCCTTAATATAG
- the LCL3 gene encoding Lcl3p, protein MKESNSDLRKPSDVAALSIILTGSALTLIYTYKRYLTQFKRTNDIPQRIFHKRWLYGKVTSVGDGDNFHFFHMPGGIRGGWGWLRSIPQMVKNDPTAEKLISGDENLSFFNLNWIIHRGSSKSQIQKTKSQFLKLNVPYKNRKNLPTIPIRLCGVDAPERAHFGNPAQPFGNEALIWLQNRILGKKLWVKPLSIDQYNRCVARVSYWDWLGGWKDLSLEMVKDGLAVVYEGKVNAEFDGREDKYRYYEFLARSRKKGLWIQRKVETPGEYKKRI, encoded by the coding sequence ATGAAGGAGAGTAATTCTGATTTGAGGAAACCTTCGGATGTTGCGGCATTATCAATTATCCTTACAGGTTCGGCCTTAACTTTGATCTATACGTATAAAAGGTATCTGACTCAATTTAAAAGGACAAACGATATTCCACAACGCATTTTCCACAAACGATGGCTTTATGGTAAAGTCACATCCGTTGGCGACGGTGAtaatttccattttttccaCATGCCTGGCGGTATAAGAGGCGGATGGGGTTGGTTACGATCCATCCCTCAAATGGTCAAGAACGATCCTACCGCAGAAAAACTTATTAGCGGTGACGAGAACTTGagctttttcaatttgaattGGATCATACATAGAGGATCTAGTAAAAgccaaatacaaaaaactaaaagtcagtttttgaaattaaatGTACCCTAcaagaatagaaaaaacCTACCGACGATTCCCATAAGATTATGTGGAGTCGATGCTCCAGAAAGAGCACATTTCGGTAACCCTGCGCAGCCGTTTGGCAACGAAGCGTTAATCTGGTTACAAAACCGGATTTTAGGTAAAAAATTATGGGTGAAACCTTTGTCTATAGACCAGTATAATCGTTGTGTGGCTCGAGTGTCGTATTGGGACTGGCTAGGTGGTTGGAAAGATTTGAGCTTGGAAATGGTCAAGGATGGATTAGCGGTTGTCTATGAAGGTAAGGTAAATGCAGAATTTGACGGTAGAGAAGATAAATATCGATATTATGAATTTTTGGCGAGGTCTAGGAAAAAGGGACTATGGatccaaagaaaagttgaaaCGCCTGGTGAGTATAAAAAACGTATTTAA
- the MPC1 gene encoding pyruvate transporter MPC1, whose translation MSQPIQRAATRSFIQKYINKETLKYVFTTHFWGPVSNFGIPIAAIYDLKKDPTRISGPMTFALITYSGVFMKYALAVTPKNYLLFGCHLINETAQLGQGYRFVKYTYFTTDEEKKILEKEWKEKEKPSK comes from the coding sequence ATGTCTCAACCTATCCAACGTGCTGCAACACGCTCATTTATTCAGAAATACATTAATAAGGAGACTTTGAAATACGTCTTCACCACACACTTCTGGGGGCCAGTATCCAATTTTGGTATCCCAATTGCTGCCATATATGACTTGAAGAAAGATCCAACGCGAATCTCAGGTCCAATGACCTTCGCTTTAATTACCTATTCAGGCGTTTTTATGAAGTACGCTCTTGCAGTGACACCCAAAAACTATTTGCTGTTTGGATGTCACTTGATCAATGAAACTGCACAATTAGGTCAAGGCTATAGATTTGTCAAATACACATACTTCACAACTGACGAGGAGAAAAAGattttagaaaaagaatggaaGGAGAAAGAGAAGCCAAGCAAGTAA
- the KXD1 gene encoding Kxd1p: MMSDLLEENDDETFSAVHSLTPSINSQTYAIPITEEMSSSFHDSISTSSNSSSNLDSDRSSISNVAEAHEMDNHSIVDEDLFLDNDIPQPSNLLLTDAQDPGPIFDVSRYIFDSLKQSIDSTDFSESLSLQTKTSAIINSKSLELKQHIDETKIRLAQLQGKFENGVGTSKRIKHDLETSRKNIDYLNSALRIDFPIEFNQAREKVLERKLNEDND; encoded by the coding sequence ATGATGAGCGACTTATTGGAGGagaatgatgatgaaacgTTTTCGGCGGTTCATTCTCTAACACCTAGTATCAACTCTCAAACGTATGCGATACCTATTACGGAGGAAATGTCCAGCTCTTTCCATGATTCAATCAGTACCAGTAGCAATTCAAGCAGTAATCTTGATAGCGATAGGAGTAGTATTTCTAATGTTGCAGAGGCGCATGAGATGGACAACCACTCTATTGTAGACgaagatttatttttggataaTGATATTCCTCAACCAAGCAATTTATTGCTTACAGATGCTCAAGATCCTGGCCCGATATTCGACGTTTCCAGGTACATCTTCGATTCACTCAAACAATCTATTGACTCTACAGACTTTTCGGAATCTTTATCCCTACAGACCAAGACTTCTGCTATCATAAATTCCAAGAGCTTAGAACTTAAGCAACATATTGATGAAACGAAAATCAGATTAGCTCAATTGCAGGGAAAATTTGAGAACGGGGTAGGtacttcaaaaagaattaaaCATGATCTAGAAACTTCTAGGAAAAACATCGATTACTTAAACTCTGCTTTAAGAATCGATTTCCCCATTGAATTTAATCAGGCGAGAGAGAAAGTACTAGAACGGAAACTGAATGAAGACAATGACTAA